A single Vespa crabro chromosome 21, iyVesCrab1.2, whole genome shotgun sequence DNA region contains:
- the LOC124431514 gene encoding odorant receptor 4-like, with translation MMKNDWEKSMDIECGHSTMTSKIILAHRFSNLIISVYCISAFFYATGTFIIGDSNYDEGEERELLLKMILPFNSNKSPIYEIVIITQFFHQLLTTAVAAVLSSLIVALILHLGGQVDILCEMLLRMSEKDIEGNLSLTILKTAIAKHQRIILFSDNIESLFTYFSLMQFMSNVLIICCLGFMIVTSISEGEIEAARLTKSILFYVAIVIEAFVICFAGEYVTAKGKLIGDVAYESIWYDLRPNESRLLLLVILRSQKKLTITAGKIMELSLERFTAIIKASASYVSVLLAMY, from the exons atgatgaaaaatgaTTGGGAGAAATCTATGGACATTGAATGTGGCCATAGCACTATGacaagtaaaataatattggcTCATCGtttttcgaatttaattatcaGCGTTTATTGCATTTCTGCATTCTTTTACGCAACTGGTACATTCATTATCGGCGACAGTAATTACGACGAGGGCGAGGAACGTGAGCTTTTACTGAAGATGATTTTACCTTTTAACAGCAACAAGTCGCCGATATatgaaattgttataataacgCAATTTTTTCATCAACTTTTAACAACAGCTGTGGCAGCCGTTTTGAGCTCTCTGATTGTTGCACTG atACTTCATCTTGGTGGTCAGGTTGACATACTCTGTGAAATGTTATTACGCATGAGTGAAAAGGACATAGAAGGAAATTTGTCTCTGACCATATTGAAAACAGCAATTGCAAAACATCAAAGGATCATCCTATTCTCGGATAATATAGAATCTCTATTCACATATTTCAGTCTCATGCAATTTATGTCTAATGTACTTATCATTTGTTGTCTTGGCTTTATGATCGTTACC TCAATCAGCGAGGGAGAAATCGAAGCGGCGAGGCTGACAAAGTCGATACTATTCTACGTGGCGATCGTGATCGAGGCCTTTGTCATCTGCTTTGCAGGAGAGTACGTCACTGCCAAG gGTAAATTAATCGGCGATGTGGCATATGAATCAATATGGTACGATTTAAGGCCAAACGAGAGTCGATTGTTACTATTGGTTATATTACGATCGCAAAAGAAATTAACTATAACCGCTGGAAAGATAATGGAACTATCATTGGAACGTTTCACTGCT ATTATAAAGGCCTCGGCATCATACGTGTCCGTTCTTCTTGCGATGTATTAA